One window of Pseudomonas urmiensis genomic DNA carries:
- a CDS encoding alkaline phosphatase D family protein: MTPSADLLPPVLAGPVLRRLEPQRLAIWLVGSQPLDPRFILDCPGIQASVDCQVIAMGTHAFVHLLDVHFDTPLPCNVAIEYDLQLSTGEGIAAWAPHLLYPGASRPSVVLRERIEQLLHGSCRKPHHPAADGLLCADRLLQDCASPEQRPALLLMSGDQIYADDVAGPMLRAIHRLIERLGLFEEALDGALVDDSTALYRHPACYYHRADLLPAQESNESLRERFFGGKRKPIFSSSNADNHLVTFAEVMAMYLLVWSPTPWALVDMNMPEGLTKQRQARYHAELPLIEAFAAGLGQVARVMAHLPCLMIFDDHDITDDWNLSAQWEETAYGHPFSRRIIGNALLGYLLCQGWGNDPDSCKELVQHCATLGDNSVERHLNKQAQDALIGELLRFQGWQYDLPSNPPLLVLDTRTRRWRSESSLKKPSGLLDWEALSELQQSLLDHPSAIIVSPAPIFGVKLIETVQRVFSWCGYPLLVDAENWMAHRGAAQVILNIFRHSRTPGHYVVLSGDVHYSFVYEVMIRHRQRNPHLWQITSSGIKNEFPKRLLDVLDRLNRWLYSPRSPLNWFTKRRLMEVAPRLPSRSEAGERLWNSAGLGQVFFNAQGQPERVFQLNADGSTANEFVRDQ; this comes from the coding sequence ATGACACCCTCTGCCGATCTCCTCCCCCCCGTCTTGGCCGGGCCTGTGCTGCGCCGCCTGGAACCCCAGCGCCTGGCCATCTGGCTGGTCGGTTCGCAACCGCTTGATCCGCGCTTTATTCTCGACTGCCCAGGCATCCAGGCGAGCGTTGACTGCCAAGTGATTGCAATGGGTACGCACGCATTCGTACACCTGCTGGATGTCCACTTCGACACCCCGTTGCCGTGCAACGTGGCGATTGAATACGACCTGCAGTTGAGCACCGGTGAAGGCATTGCCGCCTGGGCACCGCACCTGCTGTATCCCGGCGCCAGCCGGCCAAGCGTGGTCTTGCGCGAGCGGATCGAACAGCTGCTCCACGGCTCGTGCCGTAAGCCTCATCATCCGGCTGCCGATGGCCTGCTCTGCGCCGACCGGCTACTGCAAGACTGCGCCAGCCCCGAGCAGCGCCCTGCCCTGCTACTGATGAGCGGCGACCAGATCTATGCCGACGATGTCGCCGGCCCAATGCTGCGCGCCATCCATCGTTTGATCGAGCGCCTAGGCCTGTTCGAGGAAGCGCTGGACGGCGCCTTGGTCGACGACAGCACAGCGCTGTATCGCCATCCAGCTTGCTATTACCACCGCGCCGACCTGCTGCCGGCTCAGGAGAGCAACGAGAGCCTGCGCGAACGCTTCTTCGGCGGCAAGCGCAAGCCGATTTTCTCTTCGAGCAACGCCGACAACCACCTGGTGACCTTCGCTGAGGTGATGGCGATGTATCTGTTGGTCTGGTCGCCGACGCCGTGGGCGCTGGTAGACATGAATATGCCCGAGGGCCTCACCAAACAGCGGCAGGCGCGCTACCACGCAGAGCTGCCGCTGATCGAAGCCTTCGCTGCTGGCCTTGGCCAAGTAGCACGGGTAATGGCGCACCTGCCCTGCCTGATGATCTTCGACGACCACGATATTACCGACGACTGGAACCTTTCGGCGCAATGGGAAGAAACGGCCTACGGCCATCCCTTCTCGCGACGGATCATCGGTAATGCCTTGCTTGGCTACTTGCTCTGCCAGGGTTGGGGCAACGATCCAGATAGCTGCAAAGAACTGGTCCAACACTGCGCGACGCTGGGCGATAACAGTGTTGAGCGGCATCTGAACAAACAGGCTCAGGACGCCCTGATTGGCGAGCTGCTGCGCTTTCAGGGCTGGCAGTACGATCTGCCGAGCAATCCGCCGCTGTTGGTGCTCGACACCCGCACCCGGCGCTGGCGCAGTGAAAGCAGCCTGAAAAAGCCTTCCGGCTTGCTCGACTGGGAGGCGCTGAGTGAACTGCAGCAGTCGCTGCTCGATCACCCGTCGGCGATTATCGTCTCACCGGCGCCGATCTTTGGGGTAAAGCTGATCGAAACCGTGCAGCGGGTATTCAGCTGGTGCGGTTATCCGCTACTGGTGGATGCGGAAAACTGGATGGCCCACCGCGGTGCTGCGCAGGTGATCCTGAATATCTTCCGCCATTCGCGCACACCGGGGCATTACGTGGTGCTGTCGGGGGATGTGCACTATTCGTTCGTCTATGAGGTGATGATCCGCCATCGCCAGCGCAATCCGCACCTGTGGCAGATCACCAGCAGCGGGATCAAGAACGAGTTTCCCAAGCGTTTGCTGGATGTGCTCGACAGGCTTAATCGCTGGCTGTATTCGCCACGCTCGCCGCTCAACTGGTTTACCAAGCGGCGCTTGATGGAAGTGGCGCCGCGCTTGCCGAGCCGCAGTGAGGCTGGCGAGCGCTTGTGGAATAGCGCCGGCCTGGGGCAGGTGTTTTTCAATGCACAGGGGCAACCGGAGCGGGTGTTTCAGTTGAATGCCGATGGCTCGACGGCGAATGAGTTTGTCCGGGATCAGTGA